The region GCCCAGATCGACAATCTCACCTTCCAGATTTTCCGGCAGATGTTCCATAAAGAAACGCGCGCCGATATCCAGCCCGGTGCGGGAGAAGACGTTCGCGTGGTTGTGGATGGTCCAGTCGGTCCCTTCCAGCTTCCAGCTCAGGGTCTCCGGCGCGTCGGCCAGCTCCGGTGCGCTGAAGGTACAGTTGATCAGGCGCGCTTTTTTCCAGGCCAGCGTGGTGGTGGTCGGGCCGAGGACCTTCTCGAACAGCTCGAGCGTCGAAGTGTGAATATCGCGCGCTTTGGCTCCCGCGATAATGCGCGTTTCCGGCGTCACGACCTTACGCAGCGCGCGCAGCTGTTGCTCCAGCAGCGCCATGGTTTTTGGCACTTTGATCAGCACCACGCCCGGCGCCTGCGGGTAGTCCGCGGTGCTGTCGAGGAACTTCACGCTGGATTCTTCGATGTCGTTATGGCGCAGGTTTTCACGCGTCGCCAGCTCGCTCAGGTAGGAATCGCCGATGCTGTAAGGCGTGTGCTCCGCCAGGGCGCAGCCCAGCGCGCCAAAGGCGTCATTCAGGATCAAAACCGGGCCGCGGATTTCAGTCTCATCCAACTGCTGCAGCAGATATTCATCCGCCGCTTCCCACGCCTGAAGCGGGTTAACGTCATCCGTTTCCGGGAAACGTTTAAGGTTGAGTGAACGGAAACCGTTGTCTAAGTGGCTCATCGGCCCTCCTGAATGGTAAAATTTGGCGTATCCCTGAAAAGGGTGCGTGAGTATACCCGTTTTATTGTCGATTTGGGGCGTTGATGAACCAACTTACTTATCTCCAGGGCTATCCGGAGCATTTACTGACTCAGGTTCGCAGCCTGATTGCCGAGCAGAAGCTCGGCGCGGTGCTGGAAAAACGCTATCCCGGCACCCACGATTTCGCGACCGATAAGGCCCTCTGGCAGTATACGCAGGATCTGAAAAGCAGGTATCTGAAGAGCGCGCCGCCGATCAACAAGGTGATGTATGACAACAAGATCCACGTGCTGAAAAACGCGCTCGGCCTGCACACCGCCGTCTCCCGCGTGCAGGGCGGCAAGCTGAAGGCGAAGGCCGAAATCCGCGTCGCGACGGTTTTCCGTAACGCGCCGGAAGCCTTTCTGCGGATGATCGTCGTCCACGAGCTGGCGCACCTGAAGGAGAAAGAGCACGACAAAGCCTTCTATTCCCTGTGCTGCCACATGGAGCCGCAGTACCACCAGCTGGAGTTTGATACCCGACTATGGCTTACGCATTTATCGTTAAATGGTAATGCGGAATAGCGCACGCGAATTGTCATGATGACGTGCTACAGTGGCTAAAGGTTCCCCGCTACGGAGTACGTAAACGTTTATGATACGTTTCGCAGTCATTGGTACGAACTGGATCACGCGCCAGTTCGTCGACGCCGCCCACGAAACCGGCAAACTTAAACTTACCGCAGTCTATTCCCGCAGCCTTGAGCAGGCGCAGAGTTTTGCCAACGATTACCTCGTTGAACATCTCTTCACCTCGCTTGATGACATGGCGCAAAGCGACGCCATTGACGCGGTGTATATCGCCAGCCCGAACTCCCTGCACTTCCCGCAAACGAAGCTGTTCCTCAGCCATAAAAAGCATGTGATTTGCGAGAAGCCGCTGGCGTCAAATATCCAGGAAGTGGAAGCGGCCATTGCGCTTGCCCGCGAAAACCAGGTGGTGCTGTTCGAAGCCTTCAAAACCGCCAGCCTGCCGAATTTCCTGCTGCTGCAGCAGTCCCTGCCGAAAATTGGCAAGGTGCGTAAAGCCTTTATCAACTACTGCCAGTACTCGTCGCGCTACCAGCGCTATCTCGACGGCGAGAACCCGAACACCTTTAATCCGGCCTTCTCTAACGGCTCGATTATGGACATAGGTTTCTACTGCCTGGCCTCTGCCGTGGCCCTGTGGGGCGAGCCGCATGGCGTGACGGCCACCGCCAGCCTGCTGGAGAGCGGCGTGGATGCGCACGGTGTAGCGGTGCTGGATTACGGTGATTTCAGCGTCACGCTGCAGCACTCCAAGGTGAGCGATTCCGCGCTGCCGAGCGAAATTCAGGGCGAAGCGGGCTCGCTGGTTATCGAGAAGATCTCCGAGTGCCAGAAGGTGAGTTTTGTGCCGCGCGGCGGCAAAGCGCAGGAGCTGACGCAGCCTCAGCATATTAACACTATGCTCTATGAGGCAGAGGTCTTCGCCCGTCTGGTGGAAGACAACGAAGTGAATCACCCAGGCCTTGCGGTGAGCCGCACCACGGCGAAGCTGCAAACGGAGATCCGCCGTCAGACAGGCGTGGTGTTCCCGGCTGACGGCGTGAGCGCGGAAGCTATCGCGTAAAGCTGTGTAATGAAACGGCGCAGACCATTGACGAAACCAATGGTCTGACATATTTTGTTACCTGCAAAGGGGAGTAACTTCTTCGTCGGTGGATCGTCATTACGATGCGTTAAACACGCATCCGGTCGCCGGGCAACCTTCGTGGTTGTAAGTGAGACCTTGCCGGAAGGCGAGGTCTATGCATAAAAAGCTAACGGCTATCGTCTTCTGACCATGGCCGTTTTTGTTTTTTATGTGTAAGGAAAATAGTATGCATTCTGTCGGCACTCCAATGTTGTGGGGCGGATTCGCGGTTGTCGTGCTCATCATGCTGGCGATCGACCTCTTTTTGCAGGGGCGTCGCGGCGCGCACGGCATGACCATGAAACAGGCTGCGGCCTGGTCGCTGGTGTGGGTCACCCTCTCCCTGCTTTTCTGCGCTGCCTTCTGGTGGTATCTGGCCTCGACCGAAGGCCGCGCGGTGGCCGATCCTCAGGCACTCGCCTTCCTCACCGGCTATCTGATTGAAAAAGCACTGGCGGTCGATAACGTCTTCGTCTGGCTGATGCTGTTCAGCTACTTTGCCGTACCTGCGGCCCTGCAGCGCCGCGTGCTGGTATACGGCGTGCTGGGGGCGATCATTCTGCGTACCATCATGATCTTCGCCGGCAGCTGGCTGATTACCCAGTTCGAATGGCTGCTGTACGTCTTCGGCGCGTTTCTGCTGTTCACCGGGGTCAAAATGGCGTTGGCGAAAGAGGACGGCTCCGCGATTGGCGATCGCCCGCTGGTGAAGTGGATCCGCGGTCATCTGCGCATGACCGACAAGATCGAGAGCGAGCACTTCTTCGTGCGCAAGAACGGCCTGCTGTTTGCCACCCCGCTGCTGCTGGTGCTGATTCTGGTTGAGCTGAGCGACGTGATTTTCGCGGTGGACAGCATTCCGGCGATCTTCGCGGTGACCACCGACCCGTTCATCGTCCTGACGTCTAACCTCTTCGCCATTCTCGGCCTGCGTGCGATGTACTTCCTGCTGGCGGGCGCGGCGGAGCGCTTCTCAATGCTGAAGTACGGTCTGTCGGTGATCCTGGTGTTTATCGGTATCAAGATGCTGATCGTCGATTTCTACCATATCCCGATCGCCATTTCGCTCGGCGTGGTGTTTGGCATTCTGATCGTGACGCTGATTATCAATACCTGGGTTAACCGCCAGCACGATAAGAAGCAGCAGGTGGAATAAAAGGGCTGATGCCCCCACCCCGACCCCTCTCCCACTGGGAGAGGGGGAAATGCAATGTAGGCCGGGTAAGCGTAGCGCCACCCGGCACTTTCGTTAATCAATAGTTAAAAAACATGACGCAACACGTAAAATCCAGCATTTTACGCTTCCTTCCTTTCGCGCATTCCCTATACTCGACCAGGCAAACATTTACTTACATCCGGACATAAATGTGACTAAGAGCACATCCGGGATGGAACGCAATTTCACTCAGGAAATACGTATGAGCACACAATCAAGCGGACTGTTCGCGCGCCTGGCGCAGGGCAGCCTCGTTAAACAAATTCTGGTCGGGCTGGTGCTGGGTATTCTGCTGGCGATGGTGTCAAAACCTGCGGCGGAGGCCACGGGGCTGCTCGGGACCCTTTTCGTTGGCGCGCTGAAGGCCGTAGCACCGGTACTGGTTCTGATGCTGGTCATGGCGTCGATTGCCAACCACCAGCACGGACAAAAAACCAACATTCGCCCTATTTTGTTCCTGTATCTGCTGGGAACCTTCTCGGCGGCCTTAACGGCCGTGGTGTTCAGCTTCCTGTTCCCGTCCACGCTGCACCTGACCAGCGCGGCCGGTGACATCACTCCGCCATCCGGCATTGTCGAAGTGCTGCGCGGACTGCTGATGAGCATGGTTTCTAACCCCATCACCGCGCTGATGAGCGGAAACTACATTGGCATCCTGGTCTGGGCGATTGGTCTGGGCTTCGCGCTGCGTCATGGTAACGACACCACGAAAAACCTGGTCAACGATCTGTCCAACGCCGTGACCTTTATGGTGAAGCTGGTGATTCGCTTTGCGCCAATCGGTATTTTCGGGCTGGTCTCCTCTACGCTTGCAACCACCGGTTTCGACGCGCTGTGGGGCTACGCGCAGCTGCTGGTTGTGCTGGTCGGCTGTATGCTGCTGGTGGCGCTGGTGATCAACCCGCTGCTGGTGTTCTGGCAGATCCGCCGCAACCCGTATCCGCTGGTGCTGACCTGCCTGCGCGAGAGCGGCGTGTATGCCTTCTTCACCCGCAGCTCTGCGGCGAACATTCCGGTTAACATGGCGCTGGCGGAGAAGCTGAACCTGGACCGCGATACCTACTCCGTGTCGATCCCGCTGGGCGCAACCGTGAACATGGCGGGCGCGGCAATCACCATTACCGTGCTGACCCTGGCGGCGGTGCATACGCTGGGCATTCCGGTGGATCTGCCAACCGCGCTGCTGCTGAGCGTGGTGGCGTCGCTGTGTGCCTGTGGCGCATCCGGCGTGGCGGGCGGTTCGCTGCTGCTGATCCCGCTGGCGTGTAATATGTTCGGCATCCCGAACGAGATTGCGATGCAGGTTGTGGCCGTCGGCTTTATCATCGGCGTGCTGCAGGACTCCTGCGAAACCGCGCTGAACTCCTCTACCGACGTGCTGTTTACCGCAGCGGCCTGTCAGGCGGAAGACGCGCGTTTAGCGAAGAATGCCCTGCGCAGTTAAAAACAAAAGCCCGGTGGCGGCTACGCCTTACCGGGCCTACAGGGTAAATGCAAAACGGCAACCAACGGTTGCCGTTTTTAGTGTTTGTACCCTCTCCCCGTGGGAGAGGGTCAGGGTGAGGGCATCAGGCCGCACCGATTACAGCGTCACACCACTCTTGAAGATCGCCAGCTCGCGGAAGTCGTTCTTCTCGTTACAGGTCTGCTTGCCGTTAGCAAATTCCACGATAGTATCCACGAACTCCGTCAGCAGCTGCGGCATGGCTTTGCCGTGAATCAGCTGGCCCGCATCAAAGTCGATCCAGTGCTTTTTCTTTGCCGCCAGCTCGCTGTTGGTGGCGATTTTCACCGTTGGCACAAAACCGCCGTACGGCGTGCCGCGACCGGTACTGAACAGCACCATATGGCAGCCGGCACCCGCCAGCGCGCTGGTGGCGACCGCATCGTTGCCCGGTGCGCTCAGCAGATTCAGACCGTGGGTTTTCAGGCGCTCGCCGTAGCGCAGCACGTCAACCACCTGGCTCGCGCCCGCTTTCTGGGTGCAGCCGAGGGATTTCTCTTCCAGCGTGGTGATCCCACCCGCTTTGTTGCCCGGCGACGGATTCTCGTAAATCGGCTGATTGTGGGCGATGAAATACTGTTTGAAGTCGTTCACCATGGTGACGGTCTTCTCAAAGGTCTCTTCGTCGCGGCAGTGGCTCATCAGAATACGCTCCGCGCCGAACATTTCCGGCACTTCGGTCAACACCGTCGTGCCGCCGTTGGCAATCACGTAATCCGAGAAGCGGCCCAGCATAGGGTTAGCGGTGATCCCGGACAGGCCATCTGACCCGCCGCACTCCAGCCCAAACTTCAGCTCGCTCAGCTTGCCCGGCTCGCGCCTGTCGTGGCGCATCACCTCATAAAGCAGGTGAAGCTGTTCCACGCCCGCTTCCACTTCGTCGTCCTGATGCTGGCACACCATAAAATGCACGCGCTCAGGATCGAACTCGCCCAGCGTGTCGCGGAAGGCGTCCACCTGGTTGTTCTCGCAGCCGAGGCCAATCACCAGCACCGCGCCCGCATTCGGGTGGCGCACCATGTTTTGCAGCATGGTGCGGGTATTGATGTGGTCGTCGCCGAGCTGCGAGCAGCCGTAAGTGTGGCTGAACAGATGCACACCGTCAGTGCCTTCGGCATCGTTGGTCTCTTTCAGAAAACGTGTCTGGATCTGACGCGCAATTCCGTTGACGCAGCCGACGGTCGGGAGGATCCACAGCTCGTTGCGGATCCCCACGTCGCCGCTGGCGCGACGGTAGATCTGCACCTCACGATCCGCCGCCTGACGTTCTTCTGCGGGTAAATCAGGTTGATAGCTGTACTCGTCCAGATCGCTCAGATTGGTGCGGGTATTGTGGGAGTGAATGTATTCACCCGGCGCAATATCCGCCAGCGCATGGCCGATGGGCAAACCGTACTTCACCACGTTCTCCCCTTTCGCAATGGGGATCAGGGCAAACTTATGTCCACGAACGATCGCCTGACGCAGGGTGACGCTCTGGTTATCAACGGTCACCACGTCGCCTTCAGCGAGATCCGTCAGCGCGACGGCCACGTTATCCAGCGAATGGATTTTGATGTATTGCATATCAACCTCAAACGGCCTTAGTTCAGTTCAATGGCGAAGTAGTCACGCGCATTGTTAAAGCAGATGTTTCTCACCATTTCGCCCAGCAGCTGGATATCCGCTGGCGCTTCGCCCGCGTGTACCCAGCGGCCAATCATCTGGCACAGAATGCGGCGGAAGTATTCATGACGGGTATAGGACAGGAAGCTGCGGCTGTCGGTCAGCATGCCGACAAAACGGCTCAGCAGGCCCAGCTGCGCGAGCTGCGTCATCTGACGTTCCATGCCGTCTTTCTGATCGTTGAACCACCAGCCGGAACCGAACTGCATCTTGCCCGGCATCCCTTCGCCCTGGAAGTTGCCGACCATGGTACCCAGCACTTCGTTATCGCGCGGGTTCAGGCAGTACAGGATGGTTTTTGGCAGCAGGTTTTGTTCGTTCTGTTTGCTCAGCAGTTTTGACAGCTCTTCCGCCAGCGGACGATCGTTGATGGAGTCGAAGCCCACGTCAGCGCCGATCAGTTTGAACTGGCGCTGGTTGTTATTGCGCAGCGCGCCGATGTGGTACTGCTGTACCCAGCCGCGACGCGCGTATTCCGCACCGAGGAATACCAGCACCGCCGTTTTAAACTGCGCCACTTCGTGCTCGCTTAAGCCTTCGCCGGAGAGACGACGCGCCAGAATGCTGTCCAGCTCGGCTTCGTTTGATTCCGCAAACAGCACCACGTCCAGCGCGTGGTCAGACACTTTGCAGCCGTGCGCGGCGAAGTGATCCAGACGTTTGGTCAGCGCGGTTTGCAGGTCAGCGAAACGACGGATGTCGGTATCCGACACTTCCGCCAGCTTCGCCATGTAGTCGGTGAAGGTGGCCTGCTCAATGTTGAAGGCTTTGTCCGGGCGCCAGCTTGGCAGCACTTTGATATCGAAAGAGGTGTCTTTGGCGACAACGGCATGATGCTCCAGAGAGTCGATCGGATCGTCGGTAGTGCCCACCATCTTCACGTTCATCTGCTTCATGATGCCGCGCGCGGAGAAGTTATCCTGCGCCAGCAGCGCGTTGCAGCGATCCCAAATTTCATCCGCGGTCGTTGGGGAAAGCAACTTGCCGGTGATGCCAAACGGACGGCGGAGCTCAAGATGGGTCCAGTGGTAAAGCGGGTTGCCGATGGTGTGCGGAACGGTTGCCGCCCAGGCGTCAAACTTCTCGCGGTCGGTCGCATCGCCGGTACACAGGCGCTCAGCCACGCCGTTGGTGCGCATGGCACGCCATTTGTAGTGGTCACCCTTCAGCCAGATGTCATACAGGTTTTTGAAGCGATAATTTTCGGCAACCTGCTGCGGCGGTAAATGGCAGTGGTAGTCGAAAATCGGCTGGTCTTTTGCGTAGTCGTGGTACAGGCGGCGGGCAAATTCGGTATCTAACAGAAAGTCTTCGGTCATAAACGGCGTCATTATCGTCTTCCTCATTACGGGAGCGCAGAAAGCGTATGTTCATATGCTGCAAAGTTATCACACCAATTTCCACCAACCGAAGCTTTTTTCGTGAGTGAGATCAATAAACGCCAACAAATAAATTACCCTCAATGAAGTAAACCCTTCTGCAACCCCCGCCATTACTGGCTTTGCGCGCGACGATTAATGTCCCCACAAAGAATCATACATTTGTGATGTCACTCACCTTTTAAAGCTGTATGACAAGTTATCTTTTCGCCGTCGCAAACTATAAGCCGACGGAATGCATTACCGGTGTGAGAGACATCGGGTTTAACGGTACGGATACCGACTTATGCACGCTTACTTATGGCAAGGTTCGGGCCGTTCCGGGACATGCTCCTGGTTACGCCCCTCCCGTTACACAACTGCTCCCGGAAACGGTTGAGAGGTTGCCGTGCTCTGGCGCGGAAATAACATAACGATGAGGTTTTAGATGCGTAAAATTAAAGGGTTACGTTGGTATATGATCGCACTGGTGACGTTAGGCACCGTGCTGGGCTACCTGACGCGTAACACGGTGGCAGCAGCAGCGCCAACGTTGATGGAAGAGCTGCATATCTCCACGCAGCAATACTCCTACATCATTGCTGCCTATTCCGCGGCTTATACCATCATGCAGCCTGTTGCGGGCTATGTGCTGGACATTCTCGGTACCAAAATCGGTTATGCCTTCTTCGCCATCGCCTGGGCGGTGTTCTGCGGCGCAACCGCGCTGGCAGGCAGCTGGGGTGGACTGGCGCTGGCGCGCGGTGCGGTCGGTGCGGCGGAAGCCGCGATGATCCCGGCGGGTCTGAAGGCCAGCTCCGAGTGGTTCCCGGCGAAAGAGCGTTCCATTGCCGTCGGCTACTTCAACGTGGGCTCGTCCATCGGGGCGATGATAGCGCCGCCGCTGGTGGTGTGGGCGATCGTGATGCACAGCTGGCAGATGGCGTTCATTATCTCTGGCGTGCTGAGCTTTGCCTGGGCGATGGCGTGGTTGGTTTTCTATAAACACCCGCGCGATCAGAAAAAACTGTCTGAAGAAGAACGTGAATACATCATTGGCGGTCAGGAAGCGCAGCATCAGACCAACAACGGTAAAAAAATGACCGTCTGGCAGATCCTGGGCACCCGTCAGTTCTGGGGTATCGCCCTGCCGCGCTTCCTGGCTGAACCGGCCTGGGGTACCTTTAACGCGTGGATCCCCCTGTTCATGTTTAAAGTCTACGGCTTTAACCTGAAAGAGATCGCGATGTTCGCCTGGATGCCAATGCTGTTCGCTGACCTGGGCTGTATCGTGGGCGGCTACCTGCCACCGCTGTTCCAGCGCTGGTTTGGCGTGAACCTGATCGTTTCCCGTAAGATGGTGGTGACCATGGGCGCGCTGCTGATGATCGGCCCGGGGATGATCGGCCTGTTCACCAGCCCGTACGTCGCCATTGCCCTGCTGTGCATCGGTGGCTTTGCTCACCAGTCCCTGTCCGGCGCGCTGATTACGCTCTCGTCTGACGTCTTTGGTCGTAACGAAGTGGCAACCGCCAACGGCCTGACCGGGATGGCCGCCTGGACCGCGAGCACCATGTTTGCACTGGTGGTCGGCGCGCTGGCGGATACCATCGGCTTCAGCCCGCTGTTCGCGGTGCTGGCGATCTTTGACCTGATGGGTGCAGTGGTTATCTGGACGGTCCTGAAAAGCAAATCGGCAGAGGAGCTGGCGAAAGAGTCCATTGGCAAACCGGCTACGCAGAGTTAGTGAAAATACGTTTCAACTAAGCCGCCTCCGGGCGGCTTTTTTAATGGCAAAATCTGGAGAGTGGCACGCAAAAGTGGTATAACAAATCATCTGCCGTACCCTGCCTGGAGCGCATATGGAAATCACCGAACCACGTCGTTTATATCAACAACTTGCTGCGGAGCTGAAAGATCGCATCGAGCAAGGGGTCTATCTTGTCGGTGATAAACTTCCCGCCGAGCGCTTCATCGCGGATGAAAAAAGCGTCAGCCGCACCGTGGTGCGTGAAGCAATTATCATGCTGGAAGTGGAAGGCTACGTTGAGGTACGCAAAGGTTCCGGCATTCACGTGATTTCTAATCTGCCGAAACACTCTCCCGTCGCGGACGAAAGTCTGGAATTCGCCAGCTATGGCCCCTTCGAGCTGCTCCAGGCTCGCCAGCTGATCGAAAGCAATATTGCTGAGTTTGCGGCGACGCAGGTGACCAAGCAGGACATCATGAAGCTGATGGAGATCCAGGAGAATGCCCGTAAGGAAAAATGTTTCCGCGATTCAGAGTGGGATCTGCAGTTCCACGTTCAGGTCGCCCTGGCAACCCAAAATACGGCGCTGGCAGCTATCGTAGAAAAAATGTGGACTCAGCGCGTTCACAACCCGTACTGGAAAAAACTGCACGACCATATCGATTCCCGTACCGTTGACAACTGGTGCGACGATCACGACCAAATCCTTAAGGCCCTGATTCGTAAAGATCCGCATGCCGCTAAGCTGGCGATGTGGCAGCACCTGGAAAACACCAAGCAGATGCTGTTCAACGAAACCAGCGATGACTTCGAATTTAACGCTGACCGCTATCTTTTTGCCGATAATCCGGTTGTTCATCTCGATACGGCTTCCAGTGCCGCAAAATAGATGACCTTTCTGC is a window of Enterobacter cloacae complex sp. ECNIH7 DNA encoding:
- the exuR gene encoding transcriptional regulator ExuR, with protein sequence MEITEPRRLYQQLAAELKDRIEQGVYLVGDKLPAERFIADEKSVSRTVVREAIIMLEVEGYVEVRKGSGIHVISNLPKHSPVADESLEFASYGPFELLQARQLIESNIAEFAATQVTKQDIMKLMEIQENARKEKCFRDSEWDLQFHVQVALATQNTALAAIVEKMWTQRVHNPYWKKLHDHIDSRTVDNWCDDHDQILKALIRKDPHAAKLAMWQHLENTKQMLFNETSDDFEFNADRYLFADNPVVHLDTASSAAK
- a CDS encoding TerC family protein, coding for MHSVGTPMLWGGFAVVVLIMLAIDLFLQGRRGAHGMTMKQAAAWSLVWVTLSLLFCAAFWWYLASTEGRAVADPQALAFLTGYLIEKALAVDNVFVWLMLFSYFAVPAALQRRVLVYGVLGAIILRTIMIFAGSWLITQFEWLLYVFGAFLLFTGVKMALAKEDGSAIGDRPLVKWIRGHLRMTDKIESEHFFVRKNGLLFATPLLLVLILVELSDVIFAVDSIPAIFAVTTDPFIVLTSNLFAILGLRAMYFLLAGAAERFSMLKYGLSVILVFIGIKMLIVDFYHIPIAISLGVVFGILIVTLIINTWVNRQHDKKQQVE
- a CDS encoding UxaA family hydrolase yields the protein MQYIKIHSLDNVAVALTDLAEGDVVTVDNQSVTLRQAIVRGHKFALIPIAKGENVVKYGLPIGHALADIAPGEYIHSHNTRTNLSDLDEYSYQPDLPAEERQAADREVQIYRRASGDVGIRNELWILPTVGCVNGIARQIQTRFLKETNDAEGTDGVHLFSHTYGCSQLGDDHINTRTMLQNMVRHPNAGAVLVIGLGCENNQVDAFRDTLGEFDPERVHFMVCQHQDDEVEAGVEQLHLLYEVMRHDRREPGKLSELKFGLECGGSDGLSGITANPMLGRFSDYVIANGGTTVLTEVPEMFGAERILMSHCRDEETFEKTVTMVNDFKQYFIAHNQPIYENPSPGNKAGGITTLEEKSLGCTQKAGASQVVDVLRYGERLKTHGLNLLSAPGNDAVATSALAGAGCHMVLFSTGRGTPYGGFVPTVKIATNSELAAKKKHWIDFDAGQLIHGKAMPQLLTEFVDTIVEFANGKQTCNEKNDFRELAIFKSGVTL
- a CDS encoding MFS transporter, whose protein sequence is MRKIKGLRWYMIALVTLGTVLGYLTRNTVAAAAPTLMEELHISTQQYSYIIAAYSAAYTIMQPVAGYVLDILGTKIGYAFFAIAWAVFCGATALAGSWGGLALARGAVGAAEAAMIPAGLKASSEWFPAKERSIAVGYFNVGSSIGAMIAPPLVVWAIVMHSWQMAFIISGVLSFAWAMAWLVFYKHPRDQKKLSEEEREYIIGGQEAQHQTNNGKKMTVWQILGTRQFWGIALPRFLAEPAWGTFNAWIPLFMFKVYGFNLKEIAMFAWMPMLFADLGCIVGGYLPPLFQRWFGVNLIVSRKMVVTMGALLMIGPGMIGLFTSPYVAIALLCIGGFAHQSLSGALITLSSDVFGRNEVATANGLTGMAAWTASTMFALVVGALADTIGFSPLFAVLAIFDLMGAVVIWTVLKSKSAEELAKESIGKPATQS
- the uxaC gene encoding glucuronate isomerase — encoded protein: MTPFMTEDFLLDTEFARRLYHDYAKDQPIFDYHCHLPPQQVAENYRFKNLYDIWLKGDHYKWRAMRTNGVAERLCTGDATDREKFDAWAATVPHTIGNPLYHWTHLELRRPFGITGKLLSPTTADEIWDRCNALLAQDNFSARGIMKQMNVKMVGTTDDPIDSLEHHAVVAKDTSFDIKVLPSWRPDKAFNIEQATFTDYMAKLAEVSDTDIRRFADLQTALTKRLDHFAAHGCKVSDHALDVVLFAESNEAELDSILARRLSGEGLSEHEVAQFKTAVLVFLGAEYARRGWVQQYHIGALRNNNQRQFKLIGADVGFDSINDRPLAEELSKLLSKQNEQNLLPKTILYCLNPRDNEVLGTMVGNFQGEGMPGKMQFGSGWWFNDQKDGMERQMTQLAQLGLLSRFVGMLTDSRSFLSYTRHEYFRRILCQMIGRWVHAGEAPADIQLLGEMVRNICFNNARDYFAIELN
- a CDS encoding YgjP-like metallopeptidase domain-containing protein is translated as MNQLTYLQGYPEHLLTQVRSLIAEQKLGAVLEKRYPGTHDFATDKALWQYTQDLKSRYLKSAPPINKVMYDNKIHVLKNALGLHTAVSRVQGGKLKAKAEIRVATVFRNAPEAFLRMIVVHELAHLKEKEHDKAFYSLCCHMEPQYHQLEFDTRLWLTHLSLNGNAE
- the rlmG gene encoding 23S rRNA (guanine(1835)-N(2))-methyltransferase RlmG — protein: MSHLDNGFRSLNLKRFPETDDVNPLQAWEAADEYLLQQLDETEIRGPVLILNDAFGALGCALAEHTPYSIGDSYLSELATRENLRHNDIEESSVKFLDSTADYPQAPGVVLIKVPKTMALLEQQLRALRKVVTPETRIIAGAKARDIHTSTLELFEKVLGPTTTTLAWKKARLINCTFSAPELADAPETLSWKLEGTDWTIHNHANVFSRTGLDIGARFFMEHLPENLEGEIVDLGCGNGVIGLTLLAKNPDASLVFSDESPMAVASSRLNVETNMPEALDRCEFMINNALSGVEPFRFNAVFCNPPFHQKHALTDNVAWEMFHHARRCLKINGELYIVANRHLDYFHKLKKIFGNCVTIATNNKFVVLKAVKLGRRR
- a CDS encoding Gfo/Idh/MocA family protein — protein: MIRFAVIGTNWITRQFVDAAHETGKLKLTAVYSRSLEQAQSFANDYLVEHLFTSLDDMAQSDAIDAVYIASPNSLHFPQTKLFLSHKKHVICEKPLASNIQEVEAAIALARENQVVLFEAFKTASLPNFLLLQQSLPKIGKVRKAFINYCQYSSRYQRYLDGENPNTFNPAFSNGSIMDIGFYCLASAVALWGEPHGVTATASLLESGVDAHGVAVLDYGDFSVTLQHSKVSDSALPSEIQGEAGSLVIEKISECQKVSFVPRGGKAQELTQPQHINTMLYEAEVFARLVEDNEVNHPGLAVSRTTAKLQTEIRRQTGVVFPADGVSAEAIA
- the sstT gene encoding serine/threonine transporter SstT; this translates as MSTQSSGLFARLAQGSLVKQILVGLVLGILLAMVSKPAAEATGLLGTLFVGALKAVAPVLVLMLVMASIANHQHGQKTNIRPILFLYLLGTFSAALTAVVFSFLFPSTLHLTSAAGDITPPSGIVEVLRGLLMSMVSNPITALMSGNYIGILVWAIGLGFALRHGNDTTKNLVNDLSNAVTFMVKLVIRFAPIGIFGLVSSTLATTGFDALWGYAQLLVVLVGCMLLVALVINPLLVFWQIRRNPYPLVLTCLRESGVYAFFTRSSAANIPVNMALAEKLNLDRDTYSVSIPLGATVNMAGAAITITVLTLAAVHTLGIPVDLPTALLLSVVASLCACGASGVAGGSLLLIPLACNMFGIPNEIAMQVVAVGFIIGVLQDSCETALNSSTDVLFTAAACQAEDARLAKNALRS